A region of Spodoptera frugiperda isolate SF20-4 chromosome 26, AGI-APGP_CSIRO_Sfru_2.0, whole genome shotgun sequence DNA encodes the following proteins:
- the LOC118264093 gene encoding axin isoform X3, whose product MSHTPIGGHPQGWEHKLADRSSLPPASGEEKNKSQSKYVFAQPHLSKVSMAWREQTEGSSGSSARSPASPPYMRWARSLHELLEDAEGVRLFRKYVSGAGGLHVDRLNFYFAVQGLRQEHEPAKIRQVVSAIYKFLRKSQLAMPEELKQHVKQSLKDGSNIEKTIFDNMEQEVTRAITETTYQSFLRSDAYVSYVSAATQPLSSPDASPPHPPRENPFPQQAAVGGLATLHEGQELGAGGAGGAAPAARLTHDALLATQSRRLHSDVAPRHRKRSVYSAHVSYAGYCPASRQDSERASLSSGRTDSDAISLSGSSVDGMSVRNVREPRESRHRPRLHGLDRHAVINKEQDTAMVIPRTARVQSEQLRVLPPAEFAPLLIEKLERVRRDQEAKERLERRLAEGDVEEASSQVLPPQLVAAAIREKLQLDDDNDQDILDQHVSRVWSERTPGASPPGGRRARPRPHPPHAARRAPSALSADSGHYDAPPDSLHHPHSLTRRSFSKKTVTELTDSGVSVVSEGGVEPRILLWMAEGERLDRLDRGERDRGDRDRADRSERRHHSRASSADRDDLRRKDKPPRAARGSGSKSSSTSGGGAESHTVVVVTFLDENVPYRFKVPASPLTLKTFKDYLPRKGNYRYFFKTNCADLDTVIQEEVSSDSDTLPMFEGKVMARVKSID is encoded by the exons ATGAGCCACACTCCTATAGGCGGCCACCCGCAAG GTTGGGAGCACAAGCTTGCTGACAGGTCGTCGCTGCCGCCGGCTTCTGGGGAGGAGAAGAACAAATCTCAATCCAAATATGTGTTCGCACAACCACATCTGTCCAA gGTCAGCATGGCGTGGCGCGAGCAGACGGAAGGGTCGTCGGGGAGCTCGGCGCGCTCGCCCGCCTCGCCGCCCTACATGCGCTGGGCACGCAGTCTCCACGAACTGCTCGAG GACGCGGAAGGAGTCCGTTTGTTCCGCAAGTACGTCAGCGGCGCGGGCGGGCTGCACGTGGACCGCCTCAACTTCTACTTCGCCGTGCAGGGGCTGCGCCAGGAACACGAGCCTGCCAAGATACGGCAGGTCGTCTCCGCTATTTACAA ATTCCTGCGCAAGTCTCAGCTAGCGATGCCGGAGGAGCTGAAGCAGCACGTGAAGCAGAGCCTCAAGGATGGCTCCAACATCGAGAAGACTATATTCGACAATATGGAGCAAGAG GTGACGCGTGCGATAACGGAAACGACGTACCAGTCGTTCTTGCGGTCGGACGCGTACGTGTCGTACGTCAGCGCCGCCACGCAACCGCTGTCATCGCCAGACGCCTCGCCGCCGCATCCACCCAGAGAG AACCCTTTCCCCCAGCAGGCGGCGGTGGGCGGGCTGGCCACGCTGCACGAGGGCCAGGAGctgggcgcggggggcgcggggggcgccgCCCCGGCCGCACGACTCACGCACGACGCACTACTTGCGACACAGTCGCGCCGTCTGCACTCCGACGTCGCACC TAGACACCGCAAGCGCTCGGTGTACAGTGCGCACGTGTCGTACGCGGGCTACTGCCCCGCCTCGCGCCAGGACTCGGAGCGCGCCAGCCTCAGCAGCGGACGGACCGACTCCGACGCCATCTCGCTCTCCGGCAGCAGTGT CGATGGCATGTCAGTGCGCAACGTACGCGAGCCGCGCGAGTCCAGACACCGGCCGCGTCTGCACGGCCTCGACCGACACGCTGTCATCAACAAGGAACAGGATACTGCCATG GTGATCCCCCGTACGGCGCGGGTACAGTCGGAACAGTTGCGCGTGTTGCCGCCGGCGGAGTTCGCGCCGCTGCTCATTGAGAAGTTGGAGCGCGTGCGGCGCGACCAGGAGGCCAAGGAGAGGCTCGAGAGGAGGCTCGCTGAG gGTGATGTAGAAGAAGCTTCGAGTCAAGTATTACCACCGCAGCTAGTCGCGGCCGCCATCCGAGAGAAACTACAGCTTGATGACGACAACGATCAAGATATCCTCG ACCAGCACGTGTCCCGCGTGTGGTCGGAGCGCACCCCGGGCGCGTCCCCCCCGGGGGGCCGGCGCGCGCGGCCCCGCCCGCACCCCCcgcacgccgcgcgccgcgcgccctCCGCGCTCTCCGCAGACTCAGGGCACTACGACGCGCCGCCAGACTCGCTGCACCACCCGCACTCACTCACGCGCAG GTCGTTCTCTAAGAAGACGGTGACGGAGCTGACAGACAGCGGAGTGTCGGTAGTATCTGAAGGAGGCGTGGAGCCCCGCATCTTGCTCTGGATGGCGGAGGGCGAGCGCCTGGACCGCCTGGACCGCGGCGAGCGAGACCGCGGCGACCGCGACCGCGCAGACCGCAGCGAGCGCCGCCACCACTCGCGTGCCTCGTCCGCAGACCGCGACGACCTGCGCCGCAAGGACAAACCGCCACGGGCCGCACG CGGCAGTGGCAGTAAGTCGAGCAGTacgagcggcggcggcgcggagAGCCACACGGTGGTGGTGGTGACGTTCCTGGACGAGAACGTGCCCTACCGGTTCAAGGTGCCCGCCTCGCCGCTCACCCTCAAGACCTTCAAGGATTATCTGCCTAGGAAGGGCAACTATAG
- the LOC118264093 gene encoding axin isoform X5 has product MSHTPIGGHPQGWEHKLADRSSLPPASGEEKNKSQSKYVFAQPHLSKVSMAWREQTEGSSGSSARSPASPPYMRWARSLHELLEDAEGVRLFRKYVSGAGGLHVDRLNFYFAVQGLRQEHEPAKIRQVVSAIYKFLRKSQLAMPEELKQHVKQSLKDGSNIEKTIFDNMEQEVTRAITETTYQSFLRSDAYVSYVSAATQPLSSPDASPPHPPREAAVGGLATLHEGQELGAGGAGGAAPAARLTHDALLATQSRRLHSDVAPRHRKRSVYSAHVSYAGYCPASRQDSERASLSSGRTDSDAISLSGSSVDGMSVRNVREPRESRHRPRLHGLDRHAVINKEQDTAMVIPRTARVQSEQLRVLPPAEFAPLLIEKLERVRRDQEAKERLERRLAEGDVEEASSQVLPPQLVAAAIREKLQLDDDNDQDILDQHVSRVWSERTPGASPPGGRRARPRPHPPHAARRAPSALSADSGHYDAPPDSLHHPHSLTRSYSGRSFSKKTVTELTDSGVSVVSEGGVEPRILLWMAEGERLDRLDRGERDRGDRDRADRSERRHHSRASSADRDDLRRKDKPPRAARGSGSKSSSTSGGGAESHTVVVVTFLDENVPYRFKVPASPLTLKTFKDYLPRKGNYRYFFKTNCADLDTVIQEEVSSDSDTLPMFEGKVMARVKSID; this is encoded by the exons ATGAGCCACACTCCTATAGGCGGCCACCCGCAAG GTTGGGAGCACAAGCTTGCTGACAGGTCGTCGCTGCCGCCGGCTTCTGGGGAGGAGAAGAACAAATCTCAATCCAAATATGTGTTCGCACAACCACATCTGTCCAA gGTCAGCATGGCGTGGCGCGAGCAGACGGAAGGGTCGTCGGGGAGCTCGGCGCGCTCGCCCGCCTCGCCGCCCTACATGCGCTGGGCACGCAGTCTCCACGAACTGCTCGAG GACGCGGAAGGAGTCCGTTTGTTCCGCAAGTACGTCAGCGGCGCGGGCGGGCTGCACGTGGACCGCCTCAACTTCTACTTCGCCGTGCAGGGGCTGCGCCAGGAACACGAGCCTGCCAAGATACGGCAGGTCGTCTCCGCTATTTACAA ATTCCTGCGCAAGTCTCAGCTAGCGATGCCGGAGGAGCTGAAGCAGCACGTGAAGCAGAGCCTCAAGGATGGCTCCAACATCGAGAAGACTATATTCGACAATATGGAGCAAGAG GTGACGCGTGCGATAACGGAAACGACGTACCAGTCGTTCTTGCGGTCGGACGCGTACGTGTCGTACGTCAGCGCCGCCACGCAACCGCTGTCATCGCCAGACGCCTCGCCGCCGCATCCACCCAGAGAG GCGGCGGTGGGCGGGCTGGCCACGCTGCACGAGGGCCAGGAGctgggcgcggggggcgcggggggcgccgCCCCGGCCGCACGACTCACGCACGACGCACTACTTGCGACACAGTCGCGCCGTCTGCACTCCGACGTCGCACC TAGACACCGCAAGCGCTCGGTGTACAGTGCGCACGTGTCGTACGCGGGCTACTGCCCCGCCTCGCGCCAGGACTCGGAGCGCGCCAGCCTCAGCAGCGGACGGACCGACTCCGACGCCATCTCGCTCTCCGGCAGCAGTGT CGATGGCATGTCAGTGCGCAACGTACGCGAGCCGCGCGAGTCCAGACACCGGCCGCGTCTGCACGGCCTCGACCGACACGCTGTCATCAACAAGGAACAGGATACTGCCATG GTGATCCCCCGTACGGCGCGGGTACAGTCGGAACAGTTGCGCGTGTTGCCGCCGGCGGAGTTCGCGCCGCTGCTCATTGAGAAGTTGGAGCGCGTGCGGCGCGACCAGGAGGCCAAGGAGAGGCTCGAGAGGAGGCTCGCTGAG gGTGATGTAGAAGAAGCTTCGAGTCAAGTATTACCACCGCAGCTAGTCGCGGCCGCCATCCGAGAGAAACTACAGCTTGATGACGACAACGATCAAGATATCCTCG ACCAGCACGTGTCCCGCGTGTGGTCGGAGCGCACCCCGGGCGCGTCCCCCCCGGGGGGCCGGCGCGCGCGGCCCCGCCCGCACCCCCcgcacgccgcgcgccgcgcgccctCCGCGCTCTCCGCAGACTCAGGGCACTACGACGCGCCGCCAGACTCGCTGCACCACCCGCACTCACTCACGCGCAG TTACTCCGGCAGGTCGTTCTCTAAGAAGACGGTGACGGAGCTGACAGACAGCGGAGTGTCGGTAGTATCTGAAGGAGGCGTGGAGCCCCGCATCTTGCTCTGGATGGCGGAGGGCGAGCGCCTGGACCGCCTGGACCGCGGCGAGCGAGACCGCGGCGACCGCGACCGCGCAGACCGCAGCGAGCGCCGCCACCACTCGCGTGCCTCGTCCGCAGACCGCGACGACCTGCGCCGCAAGGACAAACCGCCACGGGCCGCACG CGGCAGTGGCAGTAAGTCGAGCAGTacgagcggcggcggcgcggagAGCCACACGGTGGTGGTGGTGACGTTCCTGGACGAGAACGTGCCCTACCGGTTCAAGGTGCCCGCCTCGCCGCTCACCCTCAAGACCTTCAAGGATTATCTGCCTAGGAAGGGCAACTATAG